In Candidatus Binatia bacterium, one DNA window encodes the following:
- a CDS encoding metalloregulator ArsR/SmtB family transcription factor: MLSALAEPTRLEALRMVWDGQEHCVCELMQALGASQSRMSRHMAALKTAGLLVDRRDAQWVRYRRAPNLPQEVVALVDAALAMPANQERYAA, from the coding sequence ATTCTTTCCGCCCTCGCAGAGCCGACCCGGCTCGAAGCCCTCCGGATGGTGTGGGATGGGCAAGAGCATTGTGTTTGCGAATTGATGCAGGCACTCGGCGCTAGCCAGTCCCGAATGTCCCGCCACATGGCGGCTCTCAAAACTGCGGGCCTGCTGGTCGACCGCCGCGATGCTCAATGGGTCCGCTATCGCCGCGCGCCGAATCTTCCTCAAGAGGTCGTTGCGCTTGTCGACGCCGCGCTGGCGATGCCGGCAAATCAGGAAAGGTATGCCGCATGA